One stretch of Thermococcus sp. 21S9 DNA includes these proteins:
- a CDS encoding leucine/methionine racemase → MLPPKDEVINGYSRYISRASHVTYAPIVPYKARNALVWDVKGKEYIDFLSDAAVQNVGHNNPRVVEAVKKTAERLLHFTFIYGFPVEPYLLAKKLSELAPVENAKVAFGLSGSDANDGAIKFARAYTGRRSVIGYLRSYYGSTYGAMSVTGLDFEVRSKVGQLSDIHFIPYPNCYRCPFGKEPGKCRMECLEYLKEKFEGEVHAEGVALLLAEPIQGDAGMVVPPEGYFRKLKRLLDEHGILLGVDEVQSGLGRTGKWFAIEHFGVEPDLITLAKPLGGGLPISAIVGRAEIMDSLPPLGHAFTLSGNPVASAAALAVIEEIEEKNLLQRAETLGRKARDRLERMRKRHELIGDVRGLGLMLGVDLVKDRETKERAYDEAKKVVWRAYELGLIVAFLQGNVLRIQPPLTIEEELLDEGLDRLEEAIEDVEEGRVPDEVLEKVQGW, encoded by the coding sequence ATGTTGCCCCCAAAGGATGAGGTTATCAATGGTTACTCCCGCTACATTTCGCGCGCATCCCACGTTACCTACGCCCCAATCGTCCCCTACAAAGCTCGAAACGCCCTCGTCTGGGATGTGAAGGGAAAGGAGTACATAGACTTCCTGAGCGATGCGGCCGTTCAGAACGTCGGGCACAACAACCCGAGGGTCGTTGAGGCCGTCAAAAAGACCGCCGAGAGGTTGCTTCACTTCACCTTCATCTACGGCTTTCCGGTGGAGCCTTACCTGCTCGCCAAGAAGCTGAGCGAACTTGCCCCGGTTGAGAACGCGAAGGTTGCCTTCGGCCTCAGCGGGAGCGACGCCAATGACGGGGCCATAAAGTTCGCGAGGGCCTACACTGGAAGGAGGTCTGTAATCGGCTACCTCAGGAGCTACTACGGCTCTACCTACGGTGCCATGAGCGTTACCGGTCTCGATTTTGAGGTTCGTTCGAAGGTCGGCCAGCTCAGCGACATTCACTTCATACCGTATCCAAACTGCTACCGCTGTCCCTTCGGGAAAGAACCGGGGAAGTGCCGTATGGAGTGCCTTGAGTACCTCAAGGAGAAGTTCGAGGGAGAGGTTCATGCGGAAGGCGTCGCTCTTCTCTTGGCGGAGCCGATACAGGGCGATGCGGGAATGGTGGTTCCCCCCGAGGGCTACTTCAGGAAGCTCAAAAGGCTCCTCGACGAACACGGCATCCTCCTCGGCGTTGACGAAGTCCAGAGCGGTCTCGGGAGGACGGGTAAGTGGTTTGCCATCGAGCACTTCGGCGTTGAGCCCGATTTAATAACCCTCGCAAAGCCCCTTGGCGGGGGACTTCCGATAAGCGCAATCGTCGGAAGGGCCGAGATAATGGATTCCCTTCCCCCTCTCGGTCATGCGTTCACCCTCTCGGGAAACCCCGTCGCGAGTGCCGCGGCTTTAGCCGTCATCGAGGAAATCGAGGAGAAGAACCTCCTCCAGAGGGCTGAAACGCTTGGAAGGAAGGCCAGGGACAGGCTTGAAAGAATGAGGAAACGGCACGAGCTCATCGGTGACGTCCGCGGACTTGGCCTGATGCTCGGCGTTGACCTCGTTAAGGACAGGGAAACCAAGGAAAGGGCTTACGACGAGGCCAAGAAGGTCGTCTGGAGGGCCTACGAGCTGGGCCTAATCGTCGCCTTTCTCCAAGGCAATGTGCTGAGGATTCAGCCCCCTCTGACAATAGAGGAGGAGCTCCTTGATGAGGGCCTTGACAGGCTTGAGGAAGCAATCGAGGACGTGGAGGAAGGCAGGGTTCCCGATGAAGTCCTGGAAAAGGTGCAGGGATGGTAA
- the nuoI gene encoding NADH-quinone oxidoreductase subunit NuoI, with amino-acid sequence MPARVVGEEKVKLKKSFVKPWMGIKYLFKKPVTIKIPFEKIEPAPKYRGFHTLDWKKCVGCNFCGQICPARAIEMTWLEVDGKMEKRPHPKVDYGRCTFCQFCVDVCPTGALGFSEAYILTTDGTEDALELFNWVPIHPDKVRELNERYGDYRFPVVKIEKLGDGTYRYHLRDGEVFEFKILGYGIRPPKKPTPAKPATKATKPAEKKEETAEKAEKKE; translated from the coding sequence ATGCCCGCGAGAGTCGTTGGTGAGGAAAAGGTCAAGCTCAAGAAGTCCTTCGTCAAGCCCTGGATGGGCATCAAGTACCTCTTCAAGAAGCCCGTGACGATAAAGATACCCTTCGAGAAGATAGAGCCCGCTCCAAAGTACAGGGGATTCCACACGCTCGACTGGAAGAAGTGCGTCGGCTGTAACTTCTGCGGTCAGATATGCCCGGCGAGGGCAATAGAGATGACCTGGCTCGAAGTGGACGGCAAGATGGAGAAGAGACCCCACCCGAAGGTTGACTACGGCCGCTGTACGTTCTGCCAGTTCTGCGTCGACGTCTGCCCGACGGGGGCGCTCGGCTTCAGCGAGGCATACATCCTGACGACCGACGGAACTGAGGATGCCCTCGAGCTCTTCAACTGGGTGCCGATTCACCCTGACAAGGTCAGGGAGCTCAATGAGAGGTACGGCGACTACCGCTTCCCGGTCGTTAAGATTGAGAAGCTCGGCGATGGAACCTACCGCTACCACCTCCGCGACGGAGAGGTTTTCGAGTTCAAGATACTCGGCTACGGCATACGACCACCCAAGAAGCCCACGCCCGCCAAACCCGCCACCAAAGCCACCAAACCCGCCGAGAAGAAGGAAGAGACGGCCGAAAAGGCCGAGAAGAAGGAATGA
- a CDS encoding NADH-quinone oxidoreductase subunit D: protein MANLEVPKELKEEARKHDMYLTPIAKDTYELFFGPQHMATENFSIILKMDGNRIEKAIVNPGFLHRGFEKLAEQRPYFTNIALLLRICVPESDVPENIYSMAVDEIIGWEVPERAIWIRTTVLEMARVAAWMFWIMGFGNEIGLYTPGQWAAAYRERLMRLFEELTGGRVYHIYTVPGGVRRDIPGDKWLRQLRDTVEYIKSKLKDFDEILFDNYITFERTEGVGVMDKKFALKHAVTGPNLRAVGVPYDVRKDDPYYLYPELDFEVPILKKGDSLARVLVRRYELEQDLYILEQLLDMGPPSGPYMVKDPKLKNLPRFKVPAGDAFAHVESTKGDFGAYVVSDGSHKPYRVHIRGPSQSHGVTVLEELLKGARLADVPVILKTLDNCPPDIDR from the coding sequence ATGGCGAATTTGGAGGTTCCAAAGGAGCTTAAGGAAGAGGCGAGAAAGCACGACATGTACCTCACCCCGATAGCGAAGGACACCTACGAGTTGTTCTTCGGTCCACAGCACATGGCAACCGAGAACTTCAGCATAATCCTCAAAATGGACGGCAACAGGATAGAGAAGGCCATAGTCAACCCAGGATTCCTTCACAGAGGTTTCGAGAAGCTTGCCGAGCAGAGGCCCTACTTCACCAACATCGCCCTGCTCCTCCGTATCTGTGTTCCCGAGAGCGACGTGCCCGAGAACATCTACTCGATGGCCGTCGATGAAATCATCGGCTGGGAGGTTCCAGAGAGGGCGATATGGATTAGGACAACCGTTCTTGAGATGGCGAGGGTAGCGGCGTGGATGTTCTGGATAATGGGCTTTGGAAACGAGATAGGTCTCTACACACCGGGTCAGTGGGCCGCTGCCTACCGTGAGAGGCTCATGCGCCTCTTCGAGGAGCTCACCGGCGGAAGGGTTTACCACATCTACACAGTCCCGGGAGGAGTCAGAAGGGACATACCCGGTGACAAGTGGCTGAGGCAGTTGAGGGACACTGTTGAATACATCAAGTCCAAGCTCAAGGACTTCGATGAGATACTCTTTGACAACTACATAACCTTCGAGAGGACTGAAGGCGTCGGAGTTATGGACAAGAAGTTTGCCCTCAAGCACGCCGTCACCGGGCCGAACCTCAGGGCCGTTGGAGTTCCCTACGACGTCAGGAAGGACGACCCCTATTACCTCTACCCAGAGCTCGACTTCGAGGTGCCCATACTGAAGAAGGGCGACAGCCTCGCGAGGGTTCTCGTCAGGAGGTACGAGCTGGAGCAGGACCTCTACATACTCGAACAGCTCCTCGACATGGGACCACCGAGCGGACCGTACATGGTCAAGGACCCCAAGCTCAAGAACCTGCCGAGGTTCAAGGTTCCAGCCGGAGACGCCTTCGCCCATGTGGAGAGCACCAAGGGAGACTTCGGAGCCTACGTCGTCAGCGACGGAAGCCACAAGCCCTACCGCGTCCACATACGCGGACCGAGCCAGAGCCACGGAGTTACGGTGCTTGAGGAGCTCCTCAAGGGAGCCCGCCTCGCCGACGTGCCGGTCATATTGAAGACCCTTGACAACTGTCCGCCCGACATAGACAGGTGA
- a CDS encoding NADH-quinone oxidoreductase subunit C, producing the protein MAVNDNKVENKVETVEKAEEKKPELPNTKEGRLVKELLEKAPYAEGSVRRERRIEFKVPAERIHEFLELASEKFEILLQISVVDWLKEKEFELVYQLWSVTESVHAFVKTRIPRENAEMPTVMDIWPVAETYEREAHEFFGINFKGNPRLGPFILEPREYEKHPFRKDFNTLSYVKAIYGDDFDRYDESKTNYVI; encoded by the coding sequence ATGGCTGTGAACGATAACAAGGTTGAGAACAAGGTTGAAACCGTTGAGAAGGCCGAGGAGAAGAAGCCCGAACTCCCGAACACCAAGGAGGGCAGGCTCGTGAAGGAACTCCTCGAGAAGGCTCCCTACGCGGAGGGAAGCGTCAGGCGCGAGAGAAGGATAGAGTTCAAGGTTCCCGCCGAGAGGATACACGAGTTCCTTGAGCTGGCGAGCGAGAAATTTGAGATACTCCTCCAGATAAGTGTCGTCGACTGGCTCAAGGAGAAGGAGTTCGAGCTCGTTTACCAGCTCTGGAGCGTAACGGAGAGCGTTCACGCCTTCGTCAAGACGAGGATTCCAAGGGAGAACGCGGAGATGCCCACCGTAATGGACATCTGGCCGGTGGCGGAGACCTACGAGAGGGAGGCACACGAGTTCTTCGGCATAAACTTCAAGGGCAACCCGAGGCTCGGCCCGTTCATCCTCGAGCCGAGGGAGTACGAGAAGCACCCGTTCAGGAAAGACTTCAACACGCTGAGCTACGTCAAGGCTATCTACGGTGACGATTTCGACAGGTACGACGAGAGTAAGACGAACTACGTGATATGA
- a CDS encoding NADH-quinone oxidoreductase subunit B family protein: protein MGEDFISYELKEFKLFEPLFRWARKKSLWIVAFCTGCGGIEMPPLFNARYDLERFGMMPNPAPRMADLFLITGYVTPKTLKRIIITYEMMPDPKYILAHGSCPINGGVYWDSYNVVKQLDKYIPIDVAIAGCMPRPEAVMDGIQEIMRKIESGEADGWKRYRENYEWYRKNQDELFGEGWREKDAKRWLAWL, encoded by the coding sequence ATGGGAGAGGACTTCATAAGCTACGAGCTCAAGGAGTTCAAGCTCTTTGAGCCCCTCTTTAGATGGGCGAGAAAGAAGAGCCTGTGGATAGTGGCGTTCTGTACGGGATGTGGCGGTATAGAGATGCCACCCCTCTTCAACGCCAGATACGACCTCGAGAGATTCGGTATGATGCCAAACCCCGCCCCGAGGATGGCCGACCTGTTCCTGATTACGGGCTACGTCACACCAAAAACGCTGAAGAGAATCATCATAACCTACGAGATGATGCCAGACCCCAAGTACATCCTCGCCCACGGCTCCTGCCCGATAAACGGTGGCGTCTACTGGGACTCCTACAACGTCGTCAAACAGCTTGACAAGTACATCCCCATCGACGTGGCCATAGCCGGTTGTATGCCGAGGCCCGAGGCGGTGATGGACGGAATCCAGGAGATAATGAGGAAGATAGAGAGTGGTGAAGCGGACGGCTGGAAGAGGTATAGGGAGAACTACGAGTGGTACAGGAAGAACCAGGACGAGCTCTTTGGAGAGGGATGGCGTGAGAAGGACGCCAAGAGGTGGTTGGCATGGCTGTGA
- a CDS encoding respiratory chain complex I subunit 1 family protein has protein sequence MFDWKLALEAIGMIIYATFMGFIFMGIERKAMARIQRRVGPPIYQPLIDTLKLLGKKESISHGFIYDFGPVFALGASIAALLFIPIANFQLFSSNADLIVVAYLLEVPMLGIMLGAMSSGNPYSAVGVQRGLLTMVAMQLPYGLALIALIQHWGTFKLSNIVALQQIHGWSITVPALFLAFIVFDIVFQAMLGLEPFDVIAAPAEISMGPMVEYGGKHAALLFTQHAVQLFAETAFFAVLFLGGASNLLELLVKQIAVLFIAIFVASIYPRFTIDQAAKFFWKWPTILGIIAVILTMGW, from the coding sequence ATGTTTGACTGGAAGCTCGCCCTTGAGGCAATCGGCATGATAATCTACGCCACCTTCATGGGGTTCATCTTCATGGGTATCGAGAGGAAGGCCATGGCGAGAATCCAGAGGCGCGTAGGACCTCCGATATACCAGCCCCTCATCGATACCCTCAAGTTGCTCGGAAAGAAGGAGAGCATAAGCCACGGCTTCATCTACGACTTCGGTCCAGTGTTTGCGCTCGGAGCGAGCATAGCGGCGCTCCTCTTCATACCCATCGCCAACTTCCAGCTCTTCAGCAGTAACGCAGACCTCATCGTCGTAGCGTATCTCCTTGAGGTGCCGATGCTCGGAATAATGCTCGGTGCAATGAGCTCGGGCAACCCGTACTCGGCCGTCGGTGTCCAGCGTGGTCTGCTCACCATGGTCGCCATGCAGTTACCGTACGGTCTCGCGCTGATAGCGTTAATCCAGCACTGGGGAACCTTCAAGCTTAGCAACATAGTGGCACTCCAGCAGATTCACGGCTGGAGCATAACCGTTCCGGCGCTGTTCCTCGCGTTCATAGTCTTCGACATAGTATTCCAGGCAATGCTTGGCCTTGAGCCCTTCGACGTCATCGCGGCCCCGGCGGAAATCTCCATGGGTCCAATGGTCGAGTACGGTGGCAAGCACGCGGCACTGCTCTTCACCCAGCACGCGGTTCAGCTCTTCGCCGAGACAGCGTTCTTCGCGGTGCTCTTCCTCGGCGGAGCGAGTAACTTGCTCGAGCTCCTCGTCAAGCAGATAGCGGTGCTCTTCATAGCGATATTCGTCGCCAGCATCTACCCGCGCTTCACCATCGACCAGGCCGCGAAGTTCTTCTGGAAGTGGCCGACGATACTGGGAATAATAGCCGTAATCCTCACGATGGGGTGGTGA